The window CAAGCAGTTACATTGGACTTTATAAGAGTTCCCCACTAGGGAATCAGAAGCCGCTGATTGTGCCCGGGACTGGTGCAGATGCTTTAGGGTTGGACAGACGGGTTGTACCAGCAGACAAGCCCCCAGAATTGAGTCTGAATGGGAGTAGCAGCTATCTGCGTGTTCCCTGGATGAGTCCCTACCATGAAGCTGGAATGTACCCTTTTTTAGATTCCAGTAAATATGCTGCTTTGAACATGTATAAAGCATCAATCCTGTCACAACCGCCGCCTTACCTTCCCCAGCATCTGGCCTACCAGTCTTTATGTGCAGGAGCAGGAGGCAGTGCAGCTAGTGCCGAGCGTTTGTTTTATATGCCCCCCTATCCCCCCACACCTATATCTTCACCCCTTGCTCCCCCTCTCAGGATCCCCACCGCAACTGTCGCTCCTACAGCACTGTCACCAATGATGCACCACCAGGACAAAACCATACAGAGTATAGGTCCAAGGATTCACCATGAGCCCACTACATTTGGGCAGCAGACCATACATCAGCAGACGCAACCCCACCACCAGTCTCCCAATGACCGGCAACACAGCAGCAGCAGCGGGAATGGTGCCAGCAACAGCAAATCTATTCGGAACCCATCCAGCAAAAACACAAGCAGCACTAGCAGCAGTGTTAGCAACAGTAGTAGCACTGGTGTTAGTAGCAGCCCCAGTTCCATTGTCTCAGTAGACTCATGTCCTTCCCTGGTAATGCAGCCATCCCGCCCTACACCACGCCCCCCTCAACCATCTGTGCCTGCACCGCCCCCTCCTCCACCTCTTGTGGACAGCACTATGAAGTTCCAGAAGCCTCTGTACAGAAGTccttcatcatcctcatcatcctcaccatTGGTTGCTCACCCTGTTTACATAAGCAGCATTTCACAAGAGCTTCGGCCTCCAATTCGGACTAGCCAGAAGTCTAAAGCCAAAGAGGCAACCTTAGAGAGTAAGAAAGGTTTAGGAAATGAACGAAAGGGCAGCAGCTCACCTGTTAAGACCACCTCTGAGAAACAACCTAAACAGGGGCCTGTTACCAAAGACCCAGCAGACAAGCCTTTAGACCTGTCTGCTAAAATTATGGACTTTGAAGGACCTCCAAATGGATACCCCCCAAAATTAGAAGCCTTAGGCAAACTTTGCTATTCCCCCACCACTCGTTATGGACTTCCTCCGAACAGGGAGCTTTTGAAAGAAACTCTGTCTCCTTCATCCTCTGCTGTTAGCTCTTCTTCTAAAACTCCAGAAAGGCCGGAGATAATTAGCACTTTACCCTCTTCCTGGGTGGTGCCAAGTCCAACTCAGACAATCAGCTCAGAGGCTAATCAAAACAAAGGCTCCAGCATCATCAGTAACAAGAATTTAGAGCATGCAGTACCACAGTCAAGAAGTTCCTCATGCCCAAGAAGTGACTACCAAAATGGCTCAATCCCAAATTCTGCCCCTACTATCATGACTACAGCATCTCGGCCATCATCTGTCTCGCCTTCCCCCAAGATTAATGGTGAATGGCCCAAGTCGGGCCCCACCCCACCAGATAAACCCCCAAATAATAACCACGGTGGCAGTCATCCCTTAGCCACAAAGCCCTCAAAGACACTCAAAAAAACTGAAACACCTGAAATTGGCTTCAAGCCCCAGTCCTCACATTTAGAGAATGGACATACTCCACGTCACATCTACATGCCTCAGGGTGATGCTTATCTTCATCCCAGCTTAGCATATCCTAGCAGATATCTCTCATACCCAGTACCTGAGAGTCTGTCCCTCTCCCACTTGCAGATGTCTGGAAAAGGGCCAGTGTACCATCATCCAGTTCTGCTGGGCACTAACAGCTTGTATTCAGCACGTTTGCCGCCAAAGCCTGGCCTCCCTTATGGAATCCCGCCCAGTCATGGAGAGTATCTGACCTACCATGACTCGCAGGAGATGGTCCATCCACTAATGTCTCCCCACCTGCCCCTGGACCACAAAGTCTCAGACCGTCTCGAGCTGAGGCACAGACCCCTGGACAAGCCTTGGCACCACGAGGAAGCTCCATACAAACGCCAGAGCACCACCACAGACACAGATCCAGGCTACAAATCTGAGAGGGATTCAGAGAGGCAAGAAGTTCTGGGCTCCAAGTCTCAGAGCAAGCCTCACACAGTGAATAAAGATGAGATTGTCTGCATCGACCTGGTCCAAGATGACACAGATGGCAGCCCAGAGCCAGACAAACACAGTGTCATCGATGCCAAAAGCAAAGAGCCAGCTAAGCCTGTCGGCAGTGGGACAGGAATAGGGAATGAGAATGGCATTAATTCTGAGGCAAAAGAGCCAGAGCTCATGCAGATCTTACGTTCCGGCCTGCCTGTCATATTCAGGCCAGCTGAGTCAGAGCAGCAGCCAGAGGTATGCAGTCCACATCGGCCGCAAAAGCAGCCTAACTCACCTGTGCACAGCCTGGGTGAAGAGAACTCCTCTGAGCATAGCCCACTACCTGACATGTTGGAGGAGCAGACGTTACGGTGTGCTAGAACTTCTGGCGAAAGGGCTTGGACTGATGGTGCAGAACTCAAAGTTGATTGGCACCATGCTAATCGACAATATATGGACTTGTGCAAGGATAGACCAGAAGACACAGAGTCCCATGAGGATGAGGAAGAAGGACATGGATTGTCTAAAAACAAAAGATCCAGCCTGGCCAAGAGAATAGCCAACTCGTCAGGCTATGTTGGCGACCGCTTCAAATGCGTCACCACTGAGCTGTATGCAGACTCCAGCAAGTTGAGCCGCGAACAGCGAGCCCTACAGGTGAGTTGCAGACTTGTATGTTGGTTAGGATAGATAGGAAAGTTTGTGCAGTTATGTAACTCATTGTATTTCACACAGTCATGTTTGAGAATCATTAAGGCACCTTAAAGCGAAGATTGCTATAATTTGAAAACACCTCGCACAATCTTCTCTATTGTAGACACTTTATGGACAAGTTACTGTTATTGTATTTAATTAAGTTCCCAGCCATCCTGAGAAGTGTAGAGCTTGTCTTTAAAAATAGCTCAATGACCACAGTTCTGGCTTTGAGCGAGCATTTGCATCCAAGTTCCACACTAGGTTATGCTGAACGGCCTGCTAATTACAGCTCTCTGTAACCCACCCTCCCTTTCCCGTTCTCTCTTTCTATCGCTTCTTGTGCCCCTGCTGTGAATCTGTCAAGCAGGCTCTAATGGCAGCAGAGCCACAGTTAGCGTgagagaatgtgtgtttgtgtaagattacacacacactcaagtgtGGTTCAGTTAGTGGCTGAAAGGGTTAACGCAGTGTGTCATCTGTGGATTCTCTGCCCAGTCGTGCAGAAGATCAGCTGcagagtgttagtgtgtgtgtgcgtgtacatGCAGTGGCCTTGCTAGCACATACTGCTGCAGGCAACTGTTAACCTACAGGTGAGCCCTGGAGActggtgtgtgagtgtatgtctgAATAAGAGTGTGCGAATGTGTTTGTGTGGCATACCCAAACATAACTGCACACTCTATCCTACAGGACTCCATATGGGTTTCTCtttgtatacacacacaaacacatgcacaccccCAGGCCCCCAATAGCCATGTGCATGGTGGCAGCCCTCCCAGCTTAAGTGAAATCCGGTCCATTCTTTCCTGATGGGGAAGATTAGAGCTCTTACCAGCAGCAGCGAGTAGAGAGCTTGCCGACTAGCAGAGTCAttagtgtgcacacacacacaaacacaggcgCCCAGCGACGAGTGAACATAGGCTGACGGAAGACAATGCCCTCGTTTCAGATACCTCATATAATTACAAAATGCGCCTTTAAATAAGTGCAATATTTTCTGCCCATATATCTTACAGTGTATCAACCATTTAAAAGACAGCTTCTAAAACATTGGCGTTCTAAAAATAACTCCTGAATTCTACAATAGTTTTGCAAATAAGACTCAGGATCTTGATTATGGTGCATTTTTAATGATTCTGATGTGTAACATGGTAAGTTGATGTATCAAGTTTACTGATAAAtgtgggatagttcacccaaaaatgaaaattcagtcatcatatGCTCACCCCCAAacccgtatgaatttctttcctccgtagaataaaaaatatgttaagcagaatgacagccacAGACACTTTTAATGTATgaacaaagatgcaatgaaagtgaatgagggtgagtaaatgatgacaattttcatttttggaataaCTGGAAAAGCAATGCATGTACTGGTAAAATGCAGGGAATGCATGtactaataaaaaaatgtatatcttgaatgcactttaagtcactttggataaaaccataatgcataaatgtacatttaaatgtgtgttaTCATTGAAAACGATATTAAGCCCCATTTTAATTGCTTAGATGGAAGGATTATCACAAGAGGACAGTAATTTAAGTCAACCAGCTGCATTCTGGGAGGtcagttcattttatttttaaatgactaaTCAGTAGAAATGAGTAACTCTTGGTTTTGCTCCCACAGGCAGTTgtgaagtcctttttttccttCCCTTTTCCCTGTTTTTGAGGGGCCCTGAAAATTTCATGGTCAAATATTAGGAAAATGCATTGCACAACTTAACTTGCATCagttaaggcccaggtatactttgtttttgcgcGTTCCGGATCGACTCGCGCCTGGTCGACcgtgttgcctttgtgagtatactcttctgaccgcgagCGAATACGAATGCGTTTGatgcatgcacactacaacttctttgtggtACTCTTTTGGTACAGTCAACAGCAGGTGCATGCGACAGCGACACGCACAGCAGAGGACCGCATGCAtgggtcaagaaaatctaggcggcACATGGTCAAGCCGcgcggctgtgctgatgacgcaatttgcgtcacacatactgtgtgcGGAGCGATCCGCAGCGCAgacacccgaagtatactttggcctttaacgTTATTATTTATTGATATGCAGCCTCTGTGTTTACACTGATGCACTTCAACACCGATTGCAGATTTATATTgtgttagttttattattatttttcctctATTTTTTATGTACTGGAGCTCACAAGAGACAGACTTTACAGCTGGTGCTCGTAACACCGGGTCTGGTTTCACGattatgctgtgtgtgtgtgtctgtgtgtgtgtgtgtagcgtgCGATGATACGTTTCTCTGAGCTGGAGCTAAAGGAGAAGGAGGGGTGTGTGTCGTCTGCAGCACCCGAACAGGAGAGAGagcgggagagggagagggagctGGCAGAGAGCCAGCACGGAACGGGAGACTGGGAACAGAGCCAGCCAAACTCCAGGCCCTCTACGGCCCATTCGGCCCTCTCCGATCACACCGAACAGCACAACGGTAAGAGACACACACATAAAGCACAATCCCTCTCTCGCTGTCTCCCACTCCTGCActtgcttttattttctttctcttcGCTTGCTATCTttgtctcacactctctctctctctctcataatctCTGACATGTGCGTCTCTAACTTTCGTCTTGCTAGAACTGGccttttttcttccatttttctTTTGTCCTGTCTTCCTATCTCCTAAAATCATTCGCTACATCCCCGGCGCACTGTCGTTCTTCAACCCCCCTCCCTACCCCCACACATTTCCTCTCCATGTCACTAGGGACGGTCCCTGAGCTGCGGCGCTCAATGCAACAGCGTTAAACCAGCGGAAACGGCGTGGTAAACATGGCTTCCGCTACCGCCACCCTCAAACAGGAGACGTGCACATAAATAAGCACTTGCTCGCTCTCCTTTCTCCCTCTCAGCTGTTTTGACCCTTGTTATTACACTCCTGCTCTGGTAATGGCCAAATGCCATCAGATTTCTAAATCAACACTTTGCTGCTATGTGACCTCGTTCTCCCTGGTGGCTTTCACAAAGGCGAGGTGTTTCCTGTGCATGTGGGTCAGATTGTGTGTGTTCGTGTATGCTCGCATGTGTGTCAGCCACACGGACAATTAACAACGCTCTGGATTACATAAACAGAGCGCGCTCAGCAGATCAGTTGTTCCTGTGATGCGGATAAAGTGGAAAATGCTAAGAGTCCAGCGTAGATTTAGCTGGAGCCCTAGGCTTTGCAAGTTAATCATGTCTTTTAAATTTCCggtgtattaaattattaatacaaTTCATGAGAATGATTCATTAATTTACTTTGTATTCCTTTGTGTGCCCATTCTGGTTGGTTTATGTCCTTCCGTCCTCTTCATTTTCATGCCCTGTCTATCCTTCAATCTCTCTTGGAACGGCCATGCTAACTCTCTCCTGGTGACGCAAACAATGTTACCATGACAATCTGCATTTAATGAGGAGTTGCTATGGTGCAGACATTGTCATGAATTATGGGATGCATGTGGTGTTAGTCACATGCTTTGTGCGTGTCTATGTGAGCCCGGGGCAGGGTGGGCTGCATTCTCGCCCAGGCCAGTATAAGGGTAGTTCTGTTCGGCATTGAGAGTGTGTTAAGTAAAGTTGTTTTGCACATAAGAGTGCTTGCTATTTAACCTGTTCTAGTGGTATGTGTATTTTTGTAAATTTAATAGTAGTTTAGTGTACATGTGACTTGCGTGGTGGCATTAGCCATATAATTTGCACATGCATGTTTTACATTGGAAATGCGtgagattgtgtttgtgtgtgagaagcAGGTAGTACAGAGTGCGTGCCCCCAGCACTTGTTTTTTGATCTGCGCTGCTGCTCTTAGCTGCCGGGAGACATTCTCAAGAAGCACTTTTCACTACCACACATAGAATGGGAGAAAGGAGAAAAGGGGGAGGAGAGAGACAGGAGGGAGGAAgggggagggagggagaggagACTCAAGCTGGGTTGCCGCTTGCGCTCTTGGCACGGATGTTTCGGGCTAATTTAAGCTCGCTGAAAGAGCGAGCAAGCGCATCCCTTTTTGCCGTCTAGCTCTCCGTGTGGGAAGGGTGTGGTGGAGTTAGCACAAACACGCAAGGGTCCAGGGTTGGGGGTTTGTTTTTCTCCAGTcctttcctgtctctctctctctctgtctgtctgtggcctTGTGTTCTGCTGGATTGTCAGGGCTTCTTTTCAACTTGCATTCTATGTGGTTGAAAAAGGCTTTTTTTTCGCAAGGCCATGACGCAATGTGTTTGACtaatgcgtgtgtgtttgtgtggctaTGCAGGTGTGACGCTGACATGTGCAAACAACAGAGTTCCCGTGCTCCAGCGGTGCGGCCCACAGGTCGACGTCTCGCAGTCTCGCCGAGCAGAGGAGAAGAGAGCAAGGGATGAGGAGGAGGGGTCTGTTGGCACACTGACGGGCAGGAAACATGCATTGAGTTTGGAGGCAAGCCAAGGCCACCCTGACTGCACGCACACAGtggaagagagggaaagagatagagagagacagacaagagGAGAGGATGATAACGGCATCGCTGCGAAGAGAGCGAGACTGATTTCAGGTAGATGTTTGAGCTGTCTGTCTTCCCCCTCCCCACAATCAGTACATTAACATGCACAGTTAAATTCTGGTTTTTGTGTAGTCGATTTATAGTCTTCAACTCTGTtcatacatgacacaatgcataatcaaatatttaaaagaaggACACATTACCTCTGTCTTTCGGGCCTTTTCCGGACTCTATGCAGAGGCCCAATTTTGGTTCGATTAACGCatatacatgctggatgaagcatGAAGCCACATTATCTACCTCTGTTAATTCGACTTtgcaaaaatcaaatcacttgcTCTCTCTCTATTTTGACTTGCTCTCTCCAGGGTTCAGCTGTTTTTTCCCCTTTCCTCTACTTTTTCTTTGGCTTTGATCCTTTTGCTGGCCTTTTCGATTCATCTTGATTTTGTGTTTATTGCCGTCACATGGTCCAAATAAACACAACTGCCGGGCGTTCTCTGCCCTTCACTCTCTTTGTGTGCAGTCTAAAGGGCGTTTTCAGACATCAAAACAGCCTTTGTATAATCCCACATTTAAACGTGTCCCAGAAAACATGTTTTTGCCAGCGGAGCATATGTGTCTGCATGTAGGTGTCTGTTCGTCTCTGCTCTTTCGTTTGAAAGCTATCAAACTCGTGGGTATTTGTTTTCTAGGAGGAAACAACTTTTCCAGTATCGACTGGAAAACAATTTCTGTTTACATCTGATATTAAATGGTGTCTTGGGTGATCTCGGGTgaacagcactaaatacaggtctaaactaGATAAAACTAGAAAAATAGTTTTGGTTGTCAGGGATGCATATGACCACATTGCTTTTTGTAACATAGTGCATCCCAGACAGTTGTGAAGGAAGGACCATGTACTTGCATAATGCGTTTTAAACTTTGCTTACTAGGTACAGCTTAGAAAAACCATCCAGTCTAAAAAATTTGGAAAAGGTAATATGTGTGCAAAACTTTGGTGTGCATTGTTGTGTTTCTTCTGAACATTTTTGTACACACCCATGTAGTAAATGATGAATGAATTTACAAAATTGAACCCTCGAAATCCAATCACAAGTAGTCACCGGAGACCCACTTGAGATGCATATTAAAACCAGGTGCATATGGCAATCTGTCATGGCTGACCACTTATGATCGAATCACAGGACACGGATGTCAATTCAAGGTGTAAACGGATTGCCTCTATCTCTCTCTGCAGACGTATGGCCGCAGCCTTCTGAGCAGGAGGTGAAGAATCTGAAGGTGTGTATCGAGTTGACGGGTCTTCGGTTAAGTAAACCCCGCCACCTCCATAATCTCCAGGATCTCTGGGACAGACGGGGGCAGCTCAACCATGACAGGCCCCAATTCGGAGATCCCAACCTTGTTGTGCCTCCCACATCCAAATCCACTCTTCCACCACTCCAAACCACCAGGAGGGAAAAGCTCAACCCTTGCTCCCCAGAGGTCCCGAGAGTTGCCCCTGGTGCCCCTGCTGTGGATCGAAAGGTCAAAGCAAACGGATTTGAAGAGAAAGGGCTGAAGAGGAAAGGCGAGGTGGAGAGAGGTTGGACAAAAGAACACCTGGAATACGCAGAGTCCGACACAGGTACGTCTTCGTGTTAAATGCGACAGCGTCTTTGCTGGGTTGTTAGTGGAGAGTAGCGCATTCTGGGAAAAAGTCTGCAGGTCAAGATCTTTAGAGGATGTTTTTGTCAACGGGACCTTAGACTTCAGAAGAGCTATTGAAAATGACGAGAGGACAACAGTTTAAATGGGTTTTGTCATTTGATATGATGATTTGATCTAACAGTTTCCTCATTTTGCTTTTTAGGTCTTGTCCCAAAACTTTTTAGCCATTCGGCCTGAGTGTTGATATGGGTTTCACAAGTCACTTCCTGTACACTTCACCTTATACCTCACACACTACACCCTGTATACTACTTTGCCTTACACTCCAACTACTAGATACTATACCTATACCCTATTCACTACATGCTACATATTGTGCCCTACACCCTTCTTTCCACATCCTACTCAACATATTACACTCAATTTAATCTATgggctgagtttggaatggcagaCTACCATAActacttactatttctgccatatctaTAAAAGACATAAATacagtagtaagagtagtatggtaggatgccattccaaactcagcctgTGGTCAGTGCTCTACATCCTACATACTATGTCCTACATACTGCACCCAACACTATACATACTTCACTCAACTCCATTGACTTATGCGGTACAGAGAAAGACAAAGGGAATTGAGGAGGGAGACACGAGTAGCGTACAGAGCAGAGAGTGTGAAAGAGACTGAGAAAACGAAAGGCTGTTAGAAAGCAAAGGGGAAAGGGTGGAAAGGAGGAGCGAAAGATAGCAGAAAGAGATGAAACTAGGATGTGAAGCACTGAGGGGAGAACAGAGGTGAAATATTAGAGCGagggtgagtgagagagagagagagagagagaggcaggagTGAAAAACAGTAGGGAGAGGCAGATTAGAGGAAAGCGGAGCGTGTCGCCCTGTGTCTGCGGCTTTGGGATTGCAATAATGATTCTTGTTGATTGACAGCCACACACttacagacacgcacacacttaGACACTCGCCTCCTTGTTGTTATAAAAGCATCGCAGAAAAAAGCGCATGCCACAGAGTAATGAGCCATGAGATTCCACAACTGTGCaaatagctgtgtgtgtgtgtgtgtgtgtgtgtgtgttaggctgCCCGTCAGTATCTTGGCTGGTGAATATTGTGCTGGCGTTCTGTCAGGAGGATTATAGCGCAGCAAGGCGAGAGACGAGACTCGCTCTCATGGCGTTTTGAAAACGCATTTCTTAGGGGGGCATTTACATAAGACGCTCTACCCTTGAAAAGATGCACTAATTATTACTTGACTGTATACtgatatataacaatataaaatatcaaaaaatgtgaaacaattCTAGATAAAATAGTTTTTGGATAACTGTGTAGTAGCTATACGTGCTATGCATATGATTCTTGGTTTTAGTCAGGCTAAGAGGTGGTTTGCTGGTTAATgcgttattgtgtgtgtgtgtgtgtatgtgtgtgtgcccaGTTGCGTGCTAATGGGAGGCTAATATCCCCCAGATGTCCCTGTCAAAATCTGTCTCGTGCTGCACACACACTCGCTTTACAGCCAAGggaatttgcacacacacacagactaatTTGTGTTGTCTTTGACGAGGTGTGAGAGACGAGACACGCATGCCAGTGATGCAAAACTCTCCGCAGAATGCCCcagggtgtgtgcgtgtgtgtgtgtgtgtatagtatgCTGGttttgttctgttgattttaaaggcATTAAGGTCTTTGCTCCCCTTTTGCTAAATGAGTCATTCACTTAGGCTGCAGAGCACGCACACTATATGTGTGCGTTTGTGGGGTAGGTGCGGTGAATCTGGTCTCAAGGGTTCTCGGGGTAGGACTTTAATTAGCCTGTTGAAGGAGAGAAGCACTTTACACAGGCTGGAACAGTTCACCAATGGGGACGCAATCTCACACACTGGGTAGTGCACACTTGGTGGTTTGTGTGTTGAAGGTTCTCTGTAAGGTATTTTGTCTCGGGTCTGTCCAATAGAACCGGATGCTTATACCAAATCACATGCATGAATCATATGCATGTGACTTTGTGTTGAAGATACAATGAAAACTGCTTGTGTAAAAGTGTGTATGTTGGTGAAATATTAGTAGCTGTTAGTATCAATTAGTAATCAGTTAGTATCAATAGCTGACGCCAATATCTACTGGCTGATATTGATTGCCGAAATGTAATTTAGTGATGGCGAATGAGAAGTAAACAAAATTCTAACAACAAAAAATGTGCACTTTGTGTTGAGGATATGATGAAAACTGAATATTGGTAGTAGTGGTCAAGCCATATTGGTTTTTCAATAgccgatgccgatatctagagagcagggtggccgatataaAGCCAAAATTGATCAACAAAATCTACTTTAGTGATAATGAATGAGAAGtacaaaaaagtataaaaatatgaacagaaattttgtaaaagaatgtaaaaattaatatttgtattacacAATTTCAAAAAAAATGGACTGAAATTTTGTATACGAATGTAAAaaataacacttattttacacatttactcaATTGACAaaagtttgaaaaataaaaatgtaaaattatgaatgGAAATTTCATATACGAATGTAAAAATTAAcactttttttacacatttacacaaatAGAAAACCTAAACTGTGTAAAAATATGAGCTGAAATTTCatgtactgatgtaaaaacagactttactcaaaaaaaaaaataatttaaacagaaaatgtgtaaaaatatgaacaaaaatgtaatatatacaaatgtaaaaacgTGCACATTTAACAAAGTTTTCACATTTTCTTggaaacatatttatatatttttttcttatatttgtATTTGAAATGTATACACAAATATGTAGATATATAGtacagatgtactgtatatacaaatgtatttgtatttatacattttctgTGTATGTGACTGTCGACTGTGTTTTTGAAATGGACAAACTTTTGTTAATTGGCCAAGTGGTCACGGTTCTCAGCCGATACGACAAtctcaaaatagccaaatatcATGTAATGAATCGGCCTGCTCCGCTACATGTGGTCTTTCACTAGTTGCTAGTGCGTGTTTTTGTTCTGTATGTGGTCTTCTCTCTGTGGCTTTCTCTGTTTTTGCccgtatgcatgtgtgtgtgtgagaaagattTCCTCTGCGCGGTGGGGCTCTAGCTGGCTTCGTGCTCTCAcggctgctctgtgtgtgtgcgtgcaagtGAACGGGGAATATGATGAATAATGGAACAGATGTGGAGCACGCTCTGTTTCGCCGCACCTCTCTCCTGGCCTTGCACTCTGCCTTTCATCGTCTCGTTTCCTCGctgctgcatctctctctctctctctttctattctTCCACTTTTCTGCCTGTCCACCGTTTTTCTTTTTCCGGTCTTTGTTGCTctccttttcatttgatttgccACTCTTGCATtctcttttatgttctttttctctctctctttttttctcattcCTTCCTTTCTTTACTGGTTTATCACTGTAATGTACCGCATATGCACAAGCTCTGATCACATGATTTGAAAAAGAAAGTGGGGACGAAAACATTTGTGTTCTTTCTCTCCCTCATTTGTCCGTCCTTCATAACAAGGCAGTCAGTCTACTATCATCAGTCTGATTTACCTAATAAGGTCTTCAACTTATAAGAGGCTTCTTTTGGTATGAACTGTGTCTGTGTTGAGAATTCCTGCAAAGCAGTGTTTTTAATTCAGGGTTTGTTTGGGGGTTTTTCTTTCCAGCTAGGGTTAAGTATTTATAAGAGGCATTATAAGAGGCactgtaatatttatattttggtgTGTGCTGTGAAACTTGAAAACTGTGAAAAGTTGGGTAATATATCCGTAAAATACATCAGTAGAATTTTGCATAAAAGCAGATTAGAAAGTTTTACATATTTGCGctgtaatatttgtattttgctGTGTACTGTAAAAAGTGTTTAGGCAAAATTTGTAATTTGCGATAATATATCTGTAGCCGTTAGGACCACATGGAATCCACGGCCTAAATTTACACAGATTTCCAAAAGatttaaaccattatttaaacCGTTTTAtgtattttcactgtaataattgtGTTTTGGTGtgtactagggatgggcatttcagGTAATTTtatagtcgagtactctaacacatAAAAAACACGTAATcaattacttgaaatttagaatttaagttcgCTCTTCAACTTTTGAGCCTGTTTTTGTAATAAAAGAATCACTGGATAAACAACAAGAtctagataaaaaaaacaaaaaaacaaaaaaaacaacctttGCATATACACAGaaacatacattccaagtcttctaaagcgatacagtcactttaaataatggcagaagtttctttttgggagaactaatggcaagatttaggtgagagaaacagtttaatatttcaggaaattcaaattgcaatattcgagtagcagtcaaatatttaaagctgaatgagtactcgattaatcgattacttgtgcaca of the Myxocyprinus asiaticus isolate MX2 ecotype Aquarium Trade chromosome 49, UBuf_Myxa_2, whole genome shotgun sequence genome contains:
- the LOC127438121 gene encoding BCL-6 corepressor-like isoform X4, encoding MVDASTTCRMNPLSALGIDRTSLMRESLRVHGGMVYPPGIRTLPTEKGYVSDRIPDLLYKPDVSLDSRKTTSSYIGLYKSSPLGNQKPLIVPGTGADALGLDRRVVPADKPPELSLNGSSSYLRVPWMSPYHEAGMYPFLDSSKYAALNMYKASILSQPPPYLPQHLAYQSLCAGAGGSAASAERLFYMPPYPPTPISSPLAPPLRIPTATVAPTALSPMMHHQDKTIQSIGPRIHHEPTTFGQQTIHQQTQPHHQSPNDRQHSSSSGNGASNSKSIRNPSSKNTSSTSSSVSNSSSTGVSSSPSSIVSVDSCPSLVMQPSRPTPRPPQPSVPAPPPPPPLVDSTMKFQKPLYRSPSSSSSSSPLVAHPVYISSISQELRPPIRTSQKSKAKEATLESKKGLGNERKGSSSPVKTTSEKQPKQGPVTKDPADKPLDLSAKIMDFEGPPNGYPPKLEALGKLCYSPTTRYGLPPNRELLKETLSPSSSAVSSSSKTPERPEIISTLPSSWVVPSPTQTISSEANQNKGSSIISNKNLEHAVPQSRSSSCPRSDYQNGSIPNSAPTIMTTASRPSSVSPSPKINGEWPKSGPTPPDKPPNNNHGGSHPLATKPSKTLKKTETPEIGFKPQSSHLENGHTPRHIYMPQGDAYLHPSLAYPSRYLSYPVPESLSLSHLQMSGKGPVYHHPVLLGTNSLYSARLPPKPGLPYGIPPSHGEYLTYHDSQEMVHPLMSPHLPLDHKVSDRLELRHRPLDKPWHHEEAPYKRQSTTTDTDPGYKSERDSERQEVLGSKSQSKPHTVNKDEIVCIDLVQDDTDGSPEPDKHSVIDAKSKEPAKPVGSGTGIGNENGINSEAKEPELMQILRSGLPVIFRPAESEQQPEVCSPHRPQKQPNSPVHSLGEENSSEHSPLPDMLEEQTLRCARTSGERAWTDGAELKVDWHHANRQYMDLCKDRPEDTESHEDEEEGHGLSKNKRSSLAKRIANSSGYVGDRFKCVTTELYADSSKLSREQRALQMEGLSQEDSNLSQPAAFWERAMIRFSELELKEKEGCVSSAAPEQERERERERELAESQHGTGDWEQSQPNSRPSTAHSALSDHTEQHNGVTLTCANNRVPVLQRCGPQVDVSQSRRAEEKRARDEEEGSVGTLTGRKHALSLEASQGHPDCTHTVEERERDRERQTRGEDDNGIAAKRARLISAISNHFGGFCGDSSVRKYSALPSHLSDKRQRFKEHRKSVGSSSPSPDPDSTFPSRLRRHGDPEKPKGKRQCKTKHLGQQERKILSQLTSEDCPELSPAHQHKVVKRSAQKRPASHSDFESSPVKPHPPSPAYHPAAPPTPPCPIPEIPTPPDAPAPPVAVEPPASRPMPPEARRLIVNKNAGETLLQRAARLGYEEVVLYCLENKVCDVNHRDNAGYCALHEACSRGWLSIVQHLLEHGADINCSAQDGTRPLHDAVENDHLDVVRMLLSYGADPTLATYSGRGLLKMTHSDIMEGFLSDYFADLQGRPDDDPGVYWEFYGSAVCEPGDDSSGYDILANPPGPGEDEDEQREVFEFEFSDRPLLPCYNIQVSLSQGPRNWLLLSDVLKRLKMSARTFRATFTHIEVVTIAEAEFYKQASLSQLFSCPEELEGFMPDSKELLDLVEISAELVALLGSSLECLDNRWEPASRPRS